One window of Lemur catta isolate mLemCat1 chromosome 3, mLemCat1.pri, whole genome shotgun sequence genomic DNA carries:
- the RPL11 gene encoding 60S ribosomal protein L11: MAQDQGEKENPMRELRIRKLCLNICVGESGDRLTRAAKVLEQLTGQTPVFSKARYTVRSFGIRRNEKIAVHCTVRGAKAEEILEKGLKVREYELRKNNFSDTGNFGFGIQEHIDLGIKYDPSIGIYGLDFYVVLGRPGFSIADKKRRTGCIGAKHRISKEEAMRWFQQKYDGIILPGK; the protein is encoded by the exons ATGGCG CAGGATCAAGGTGAAAAGGAGAACCCCATGCGGGAACTTCGCATCCGCAAGCTCTGCCTCAACATCTGTGTTGGGGAGAGTGGAGACAGACTGACCCGGGCAGCCAAGGTGTTGGAGCAGCTCACAGGCCAGACTCCTGTGTTTTCTAAGG CTAGATACACTGTCAGATCCTTTGGCATCAGGAGAAATGAGAAGATTGCTGTCCACTGCACAGTCAGAGGGGCCAAGGCAGAAGAAATCCTGGAGAAAGGTCTAAAG GTGCGAGaatatgaattaagaaaaaataacttctcAGATACTGGAAACTTTGGATTTGGGATCCAGGAACACATCGATCTGGGTATCAAATATGATCCAAGCATTGGTATCTATGGCCTGGACTTCTATGTG GTGCTGGGTAGGCCAGGTTTCAGCATCGCAGACAAGAAGCGCAGGACAGGCTGCATTGGGGCCAAGCACAGAATCAGCAAAGAGGAGGCCATGCGCTGGTTCCAGCAGAAG TATGATGGGATCATCCTTCCTGGCAAATAA